The window GTGACGAAGATGCTCATTTCGGCAAGTAAGGACCGAGTTAGCTGGACCTGGTGATGGAACTATGTtagcgtgcacaccacttatcctttatgaggaaGGATCCGGTCCGAGCTAGCTACGCATGGCACTAAGCCTGCAGGAGGATAGAGATTAGTGCATGGGGAGAGCCAGTATTGGCATGAAGCGGTATTGGACCTCGCGAGCCCAGACACAGTAGGGAGAGGCTTCACAGTCCTGGGAGGGTCACTCACAGGAGACCGTACCcaaggtggcttatattgtaaGCTCATAACCCAATCCTTCGGGATTATGTAGTAAATAAACCCTTGTAATGAAATTATCAAAAAGCACTGCTATGATATGTAATTggaatgagttctgtatgtgatagctactgttTCAGGGACTATCACGAGGATACAGGGAGTTGGGTTGTCCTATCGGCAACCCGGTTCGTTTCAATCTTGTTGTGGGAGGAACTCGATGAGCTCGCCCGGTCGGTCCCTGAGATAGGCCTTCCCATCCGATCAAGTCGGGGGTTAGCCTTGTCGGTTTTCCCACGGGGCTTTGCTGTCATGTCCTACTTTTTGGAATCTTCGGTTTGGAGAGTGTCTTCAGCCATCTTGATGCAGCCAGCAAATGTAGAATTGACTTGATCAAACCCAAAGAAGATATCACCCATCCAAGCACGTCGTGGACTCGGGTCCTCTGGGGTTTGATACGTCTTAGGTTGCCAAGAGCGAATTCAGCAAGCTCGATGCATCCCGCGATGGTTCGCGAGACCCGATCTACTCTGTCAAGTAGTTTGGAGTTGCTGACCCTGGGACACTTGATTGACTTGAGGTAACCCACATATTTTCTGGGTGTTTCGAAAAATTGGAAATTTTCGGAATCGGGGAGAACGTCGGGCCTGATTTACTCGCCGAGGCAAGTTGGAGCCGAATCGTTCTCAACGCTTTCCGAGTTGAGGGCAGATGATGCCCTAGTTGTGGATATCTTGCTGAGTTTGTCGGAGCAGTCGGCGAGTTGATTTTGCTCGTTGTCGGGGGTTTTCGGCTCCTCGGGAGCGATCAGGTGACTGGTGTAGCCACCCGATCCGTTGGCCGTGCAGGCCCAGGAGCTGAGAACGAAGGTTGTGCCCTTAGGTACATTGTTTGAGTCGTCAAAattggccatcgaattcgcagATAAACTCGCCGGATCCcttacctggcgcgccagctgccgATCTTTAGCCACCAATTCTACTCACGGATACCCtaagcagtaggattgtaggagggagttgccgagtgctggaaccgatggtgcaaggaacacaaagcttTAGACAAGTACGGCATGCgagatgcgtaataccctacatcatgtgtgttgtttgtattgccCTAGATGATGTTGTGTTTCGAGGGAATCACTGCCCGCCCTTATTTAGTCTgcggggacagggttacatgaaaatcCTAGCCGTATACTACTTATGGAATCCTTCCCAATGtctatcgggtagtttccttctaTTCGACTAGTCCTACTTTAGTTATAATACGATAAGGTATATGGCATGCActatcccttattctagaacattACACACCTATGAGCAGTCTCACCGCCCCAGGTCTGACAGTACATGCCATGCGCCATTCTTTATTCTAAAATATTTCACGCCTATGAGCAATCCCGCTGCCCCAAGTCTAACAGAGACCTCGCTAATAATGCTTTTTAGCAAAATCAAGGAGGAGGTGCGAGCATGGGGAATCGTGGGAGCCCGACACTTGGGGCGTGATTGGTTCCTTTCTCTCATGAGCCTGGCTCGTTTCCGATAACCAGGCTCCCGCTAGCCTGGCCGAGCTCATGCGAAATAGATCTGTTTGGATGGTAGCACGAGTATATCCTGGCTAGACTGATCTGGTGTTTGGTTGCTCAACTTGCACCACGCGTTCACTAGTTTTGGCTACCGCGCAAGCATTCACACGCTTTGCAGCGCACCGCGGGAGCCTGGACCTGCGGAAACGAGGAAATCTTTCGTGTATCCCCAGAGCCAGGTTCCAGCATCCGTTTTGCACCCCGTCAGCCAGGCTAGATAGCTCGTGCTAGAGATGGCAATTGGTATCCATTAAGTGCCCCTCCAACTCtctctagttcaaaattttgtactaatttttcaaattattttagagaattagtacaaaattttgaactaaagaatGTTGAAGGGACACCTAATGGATACCCATTGGCACCCCTAGCTGGTGCAGACATCCAATCAACCGGAGCTTGCATTCACCGAGCCTGGCTGGGCTGTGAACCAGGCATCCaatcaacccccccccccccccccccccccccgatctcACCGGAGTCTGGTGGCATGCCTCGGGCCACCTTTTGTACGGTATTTTGACCGCTGTTTTTTTTTAGCCTTCCGTGGCTCTAGGCTCTTTATTAATAGAAAGGGGCACATGCTCGTTCGTTAAAAAATATTCttcgttcgttcaaaaaaaatattcattcTTCTCTGGTCCAATAACCAGCAGCCACAATTGTTAGACCGCCGCCTATATCCGGCGAGATTGTTTTAGGACCCTCTGGCGTTTGAACAGGTACCTAATACAACACGTTAGACAAAGCCATACACGCGCAGCTGTTAGAAAAAAGTTCCATCAAAGAATATCAATAAAAGATATCCATCTTTGATTATGCAGATGCAGATACGGATCAGATCTTGAATAGCAAGATTCGGATATGGATTATCCATTTACTAGTATTCCGGAAGACGATGGGTCGGAAAGTATTCTGTACCATTTTCACCATTACTAGTATCACATAAGCAGAAATCAACCTCTACACCCGGACAGTACAGTACACCGAACACAAACTAGACAATGATGCAGTATTCTTACTTATTGTCCACAGTTCCGTATGGTCCGCTTACCGGTTTCCATGCTACAAGGCACAAGAGAACATACACAAGAACATCTAGAGTTTCATAGGACAAATTGTAAAGCCACAGGACATCACTAGAGTCAGTTGTCGTAGAGAACCTGTTAATATGAACAGCTCCTAAAGTTTCGACGTTTCTCAGGCGAAAGCAATAATCAAAGGACgagtttgacaatatttgtgCAAGCTTCCCAAATTATGCACTGCCACCATATTTCTACAGACCCAACATTGCCCTGCTTGCTCCTGCCTCCCTCTCCACTGAAGCAACAGATCCAGATGCTGTTGGTGATTTCAGGGATAGCGGCGCTACTATCTGTGGGGGAGCTATTGCAGCTCGTGCCGTCACTGTTACACCCTTAGTTAATATGTCATGGTTGGTAACCGGGGTAGCTACGAGAAGAACACCCATCTGCTGTGTGCTGCTACCAGCAATACCTGCTGTGGTGACACTCTCTTGCGAGGGTTCATACGGCTTGACTGCCTTTTTGGGTTTCTTGGCTCGGCGTCGCTTTTCTGAAGAGGCCGGCAAAGCCTCAGGAATAGCATTATCACTACTCAATAGACTCTTCCTGTGTACTGAACAGAAATATGTCCCCCATTTCGCACTCGTGCCACATCCTTGGAACTTGCACCGACTGCCCCCACCATGCTTAATGCAGAAATCTGTCCGTCCTTGTGCACTCTTTGTACATCCTTCGAATTTGCACCGCCTTCCCCCACCATGCCTGATACAGTAATCTGTGTTCCCTTGTGCACCCTTTGCACACCCTTCAAATTTGCATCTCTTGCCACCACCATGCCTTATGCAGCGGTCACTACGGCCTTGGCCACATGCTGCATTTGGACATCCAGGGATAATGCACCGCTTCCCTCCTCCATGGCCAATGCATAAAGGTGTGCCTCCATGTGCGCCTCTTGCACAGCCCCGTACCATGCAGCCCTTGCTAACACCACTATGTAACTTGCAGTAGATTGAGTTCTCCTGCGCCTGCTTGCTGCAGCTTTCATGCTTACAAAGCCTGCCTGCCCCACGAAAGACCAACTGTGTAGTCTGACCCTGAGTGTTCCCAAAACTATCCTTCAGTTTACCGCGATCATCCCCTACATGCTTGACGTGCATTTCTTGCTCAGTGCATGTCACTGCACTGGAAACAGGTCTATTAAATTGGCTGTCGTTAACAGGAGACACCAATAAACCAGAACTTCCCTGTGCACTCTGAAGGTGATTGTATTGTTGGCACGACAGCCCCCCGCTGTGAATTTTGCAATACAGTACCCTTCCATGGACAACCTCGTTGCACCCAGGTTGCTGGCAACGGTTCCTGTCTGTttaagaagaaaaccaataTATTAGAAATATATAAAATACAGCAGATATAAATATTGAAGGAAATGGCGTACTGTTATGACCAGCGTCACATTCCAGCGTAGGCGTCACACAAGTGGCTAGATATTATAGAGTTCCCtaagttgttgatttatttccCTTAATTATCGGAACCGAATGGATCAGTTGTAAGGAAAGGGGGATAAAACCCCTGTACTCTCTTTGGAAGAAAGAGAGCTAGGCAAATTCTTTGCCTGGCCTCAAGGGGCCAACCCTCAAGCATGCATCTCTCTCCCTCGCCCACGCTCGCTCGCCCGCCACGGCTCCTGCTCAGCACCGGGGGTTCAAGCCCCGGCCACCGCCTTCCTATTCCTATCATCTGCGCAATCGTTGTAGGATTACTAGACCTATCGATCTGGTATCAGCTATGCAGGTGACAAAGATTCACATGTGGAGTTCACCACCACCGAGGCCATGGCGCAGCTCTGAATTGTTGCTCAAATTCGGAACTGCAACTATTCGTAAATCAATGTCTCGATCTCAATAGAGCACCCCCGTTCCCATCCACATGATCGATTTCCCCCGCTCGCCATTCCCGACatgtccgcgccgccgcagccgccactCTCAGTTCCGGCGCCCATCATGCCCGACGGACCCGGCACCTTCCAACATGGGCATTCTTCACTTCAGCAAGCTGGACTCCCAAGTACAAAAGCATGGAGGACCCCCTGTATTGGCTCTCCTCTTACCACCTCACCGGTGTGGCCCAGACATTGTACTACACCCTGGAAGAAGATGAGGGTATGCCGTCTTAGGAGCGCTTCGCCGACCTGTGCAACATGCAGTTCGAGCTGCCAATCCGCTGCAACCACCTTGTCGAGCTCACGCGGCTGCCCTTCCAGGACTACCAGGAGCGTTTTAACACACCGGTGTCTCCTCGCTAGAAGGATGATCTGTTCGTGGGGGGTCTTCCCGAGCACATCCGCGTCGATGTCGAACTTCAGGAACCCGAAGAACTGCAGACGGCGATGCAACTCGCGCGGGCCTCCGCAGCAGCAATGTCACCACCTGCATGCCATTGCTAGGCCACCACCTCCTCACCATCCTCGACACTGGCTCATCGCACAACTTCACGAATGCAGGCATCATGCTGCTGCATCGGATTGACGCCGTTCGATAACGGTGATTTGCGCGTCATGGTCGCCAATGGGGACGGCCTTACCTGCGAAGGTGTCGTGCACCATGTCGCCCTCCGCATTAGTCAAGAGCACTTCATTGTCACCTGCTTCGAGCTCGACTTGGGCAGGTTCGACCTCCTCAGCGTCGACTACATCCGCACCTTGGAGCCCATCCTATGGGACTTCGACACCCACACTTTGTCGTTCCGACGGGGCGGCCACAAAGTTATGTGGCACGGAGCGGACTATGGCTGTCACGACGCCAGATCTTCATCGATgctcaacgctatcaccactgACCGGAAGCTTCCGCTACTGGACCATCCTCTCACGGGCTGCCCCCATTGCACCCCTATGACCACCAGATCCACCTCCTTTCTGGCACAGCGCCCGTCGCCGTGCACCCCTACCGCTACCCCCCAGTTCCAAAAAGATGAGCTTGAGCGGCAATGCGCAACTGTGTTGAAGCCGGGCATCATACACCCTAGCACATCCCCCTTCTCAGCCCCAGTGCTCTTGGTCAGAAAGGTGATGGCTCCTGGCGTTTCTTCATCGAGTAGAAGTCGTTGAACGACAGGACGTCCAAAGACAAGTTTCCCATACAAGTGGTCGACGAGCTCCTGGATAAGCTCCACGGTGCTAGATTCTTCACCAAGTTGGACATTCAATCAAGCTACTACCGGGTCCGGATGCATCCAGAGGACACTACCAAGACAGCGTTCCGTACTCATCATTAGTACTTCGAGTTCCTCGTCATGCCCTTTGGCCTCTCCAATGCGCCCGCTACATTTCAGGTGCTCATGAACGACGTTCTCCATCCCTTCGTAGGTTTGTGTTGGTCTTTTTCGACGACAATCTGATCTACAACTCGTCGTGGGCAGAGCActtgtagcatgtccacctcaTCCTCGATGCTCTGCGCTTGCACCACCTCTATGTCAAGCGCTCCAAGTGCTCCTTCAGGGCACCGTCAGTTGCGTACCTAGGCCACATCATCTCCATCGACGGCATCACCATGGACAGCGACAAGGTGGCCGCCATCGCTTCTTGGCCGGAGCCCCGCTCAGCCTGGGCGTGCGTGGCTTCCTAGGGCTGGCGGACTGGTACAGGAAGTTCATTCGCGACTTCGGCACCATCGCCAGGCCCTGACATGCCTACTGCGCAAGGACTCCTTCGCCTGGACCTCGGAAGCGGTGGAGGCATTCGTGGCACTCAAGCCGTACGTCTAGGGACGTCGCTTCCTCATCCATACCGACCACTTCAACTTGAAGTTTCTCCTAGACCAGCGGTTGTCCACAATTCCCTAGCACTAGTGGATCAATAAGCTGTTCAAGTTTGACTTTGCTGTTGAGTACCGCCCTGGGCAATTAACACGGAGGCGGATGCCCTGTCGCGCCGCGACTGCAACACCACAGCCGAGCCAGCAATGCTGCTGTTAGAATTGtatatgtgtgtgtgcgtgATAGGGCCCAGGTGCCTTGTGCGCCTGGGCCAGGGCCGGCTCATGTGCCGAGCCCAGCTGATTAGGTCGGGCAGGCCATCCCCTGCCTATAAATGTAACCCCTGTGTTAAACACTAACCAAGCAATCATTCAACGCAATCCTCTCTACTTTCATGGAATCACGAGTCTGGGATCCCCACGATCCCGCTTTCGCACCCTAGCGAGCGCCTCCTTGCGCCGCTAGTCCTGCCGCACCCCCTGCGGCGCCGCCCATCATGCACCGATCTTCCGATTGTCGCTGCCGATGGCCGGACTCTAAGCCTCCGACGCGTCCGAGGCTgccgaggacgccgccgccgccaaggacaCCGCGGATGCCGCCAAGGCCCAggcagacgccgccgccgccaaggctgCTGTGGACGCCACGCTGAAGGCCGACGCGCTCGTCGCCCGCCAGGCTGCGTGCGAGGCCGCTCTTGCCCTCGCCCGCCAGGCCGAGCAggaggccgctgccgccgcccacgagcgcgacgccgcggccgcccacgcgcgcgcggccCTGGATTGCGCCACGCGCGAGCGCCAAGCAGCCGCTGACGCCCTGGACGACAAGGACGACGCCCACTCCATCGCCACCAACGCTTCCCTTCCCGATGGCGAGGGCGATCTGAACGACGCCATGCTTCTTCATGAGGCCGCCACCGTCCTTAATCTGCATGCCCAGGCGGTAGCCGTGCAGAGCATCCGGAGCCTCGTCCCTGTCGTCCTCGACACCAACTCCGGCAACTACTCCAGATGGCAGGAGCAGTTCCTCCTCAACCTGGGGAAGTACCAGCTGCAGGATCACGTCTTCCATGATCGCCCTGCGCATCCCTCCCCCGACTGGACGCGGATGGACTGCGTCGTACGATCTTGGCTCTACGGCACCCTCGCCAATGATCTTGTCGACATCGTCCTCTCCCAGAGCACCCAGGgcgccaccgcccgcaccaCCTGGCTCGCCATCGAGGCTCAGTTCCTTGGGAACAAGGAAGCGCGCGCTCTTCATCTTGACGCCCGGTTTCGAACTTTTGTGCAGGGCAATCTGTCCATCACGGATTACTGCAAGCGCTTCAAACGTATGGCTGATGACCTCGCCGATCTTGGCGAGACCGTCACTGACCGTACGCTTGTTCTCAACGTCCTCCGCAGCCTCAACGAGAAGTACGCCTCCATCGGGCGTCATCTTCGCTGGAGTcgtcccttcccctccttcctagAGGTCTGCGACGACCTCACCTTGGAGAAGCTCACCATGGCAGAACAGGCGGCCACCCCCTCCACTGCGCTTCTCGCCGGGACGTCCACCCCCTCCCAACGCCCTCCTGCACCCACCCAGCGCCAGTCCAGCCAAcctggctccggctccggctctggcGGTGGCAAGGGAAAcatggggggaggggggcaggTCCGCGGCTCCTCCGGCAAGGGCAGCCGGGGCAAGCGCTCCAGGGCGCCAACTCTGCTCAGCCCACCGCAGGTGGCGGTGGCTCGAGCACTCGGTCTTCCACTGCGCCTTCATCGGCCACCAATGCGCAGTGGCCGTCCTTCTACAACCCGTGGAAGGGCGCCATCCAAATGTGGCCCACCCAGCGCCCTCCCGCTCCTCCGCCTGCGCAGCAAGCAGTCGCCCCCGTGCCGAACCAACAGGCGCTGCTTGTGCACCAGCAGGCGCTGCAGGGACAGGTTCAGCCTGTCTTGCCGCCCTAGTACGGCATCATGGCGCCTCAGCACATCTACGGCACTGCTCTTGCTACTGCCCCACAGGCGCCCCCCTGGGATCAGCAGTCGCTGGCCTCGACCTTCAGCACCATGTCACTCCATCAGCCCCAGCAAACCAACTGGTACTTCAACTCAGGTGCTACCTCGCACATGACCTCCAGTCCCTCCACTCTTTCACATATTTTACCTCCGTGGTACCCTTTTCCTTCATCAATTGTTGTCGGTGACGGTTCTTTACTTCCCGTCACGGCCACTGGCGCCATGTCTATTCCTGGTCATCTGTCTCTTAATAATGTTCTTGTTTCTCCTAGACTTATTAAGAACCTTATTATTGTACGCCAATTCCTCTCTGATAACATTTGCTCTGTTGAATTTGACCCCGCTGGTTGCTCTGTGAAGGATCTGGCGTCGCGGAAGGTGATCCTCAGGTGCAATAGCTCCGGCCCCCTGTACCCTCTGCAACTTCCCTGGGCGCACGCTTTTGTAGCTGCTTGTACCCCCTCGTTGTGGCATCGCCATCTTGGTCACCCGGGTCATGAGGTCTTAGCAAAAGTCGCTTCAGTCATTCCCTACTGTAATACAGAACCTAGCCAGACTTGTCATGCCTGTCAGCTAGGGCGCCATACTCATTTGCCTTTTCAGTCATCAAACTCGCGTGCTACTAGTAATTTTGATCTTATACACTGTGATTTGTGGACCTCACCGGTTCCTAGTGTTTCGGGATTCAAATACTATTTGCTTATTCTTGATGACTGCTCTCATTATTTGAGGAATTTTCCTCTCCGTGTAAAGTCTGACACTTTTTCCACACTGGCAAACTTCTTCTCCTATGTTCGCACATAGTTCAGCATGGTGGTCAAAGCCATCCAGTGCGACAACGGacgtgagttcgataactccagcGCGTGCACCTTCTTCCTCACCAACGGTGTTCACTTGTGCATGTCCTGCCCATACACCTCGTCTCAAAACGGTAAAGCCGAGCGCATGATTCGTACCATCAATAGCGCTGCTCGCTCCCTGTTGTTTCAGGCCAGCATGCCTCCATCCTATTGGGTTGAGGCCCTTCACATCGCAACACACGTGCCGAACATCCTCCCGACCAAAACTCTGCAGTCTGCCACGCCTCACTTTGCCTTATTTGGCGCAGCACCGTCTTATGGTCATCTTCGGGTTTTTGGCTGTCTATGTTATCCTAACCTCTCCGCTACGGCAGCACATAAACTCGCTCCCCGCTCAGCCGCGTGTGTCTTCCTTGGATATTCCGCTAATCACAAAGAGTACCGCTGCCTTGACATTCAGTCTAACCGGGTCTCATCTCACGTCACGTTGTCTTTGATGAGACCTCGTTCCAGTTCGCATCACAGTCTACTTCTGATGCCACGGATTTTGAGTTCCTCTTGGATCAGACTGACCCTGTGCCGGCTCCAATCAGACCCGTACAGTCTTTGCCACCCATGGCGCCAGTTGCACTGCCACGTGCGGCCACGACAGGCGCACCGTCTTCTGCGCCGTCCTAGTAGGCCGCCCTGGGGCTGCCTCCTGTGCTGGACGCCCCAGCCGTTCCAGGCACACCTTCACTAGACTCGGGTCCTGGCGCGGCGTCTCCGACCTCGGCCCCGGCATCCTCGACTGCTGCCCTTGCGGCGCCCTCCCCGACGCCCCTGGTCTTCACGTCGTGGCCTGTGCCTCCAGCCGCACCGGCCGCGGCCTCGCCATCCATTGCTCCTCGACTACGTCCGCTGCGGGAGTACGTCCACGTCTACACTCGTCGGCCCGTCAATGGACCAGCCCCTCCTCGACCTCTTCCATGTGGTGCCGTTCCGACGCAGCCTGTGTCTAACCAACATGGGATGATCACACGTGTCTAACCAACATGGGATGATCACACGTGCGAAGAGTGGGATGCGGTTCCCATCCATCCACACCGCCTCGACGCTCTCTCCGGTTCCTCGCTCCTACCGAGGTCTTGCTGATCCAAATTGGCGAGGCGCTATGCAGGAGGAACTCGATGCTCTGTTGATGAATTGTACCTGGGATCTTGTTCCACGGCCACCGCACTGCAACATTGTGAGtggcaagtgggtgttcaaacACAAGTTCAAGGCGGAAGgtacactggagcgctacaaggctcgttgGGTTCTCCGCGGTTTCACTCAGCGTCCCGGCATCGACtttgatgagaccttcagcccagtggtCAAACCAGCTACAGTTCACACAGTTCTGTCTTTGGCTCTTTCTCGCAGCTGGCCTATTCATCAGTTGGATGTCAAGAATGCCTTTCTTCATGGGAACTTGTCTGAGACAGTCTACTGCTCGCAGCCGACAGGTTTTGAGGACCCAGCTTATCCTGGTTATGTGTGCAAGCTCAATCGGTCACTTTATGGACTTAAGCAGGCGCCTAGGGCCAGGTACAGCCACTTTGCCTCCTACATCAttcagcttggttttgtggagGCCAAGACAGACAAATCTTTGTTTGTCTTCCACCAGGGCAGCGACACTGCATATCTtctgctctatgttgatgacatcgtCCTCACGGTGTCATCACCGCAGCTACTTCGCCGTGTCATCAGTGCCCTCCAGCGGGAGGTCTCCATGAAGGATCTCGGTGAGCTTCATCATTTTCTGGGTATGCATGTGCAGCGCAGTGGTTCTGGCCTTCTTCTGTCCCAGCGCCAGTATATGATGGAGATTCTTCAGCGTGCCGGTATGTCTGACTGCAAGCCTTGTGCCACGCCAGTTGACACAAATCCAAAGCTCTCTGCGGATGGTGGAGTTtgttagcagctcaattttcactctcattgagctgagaggatgacactcaagttggggaagttttctgggttttcttcattcacactcacaatgctATACTCTCCACGGGAGAggtgggtacatatttataggcaGCCAGGTGCAGGCAGCCAAGGCACATGCCAaactagtctaagatgctagTCTAAAAGCTAAAACTAACCAGTCAAATATGCTGTCCTCTAAGATGTTGTCCTAGGGGCAGCAAGACCACTACGTGCTGCAGTAAGGAAAGATGCTGCagcagccccacaaagaccaccAGTACAGACTGTCCCTCAAGGACCATGTGCTGCAGCAAAGAGATGCTGCAGTGGTACAATGCTGACTAACCAgcaaagacttatccatcattctccccctaagtcttgCGCGTCGTCTTGTGGGAAGATTGGACCATCCTAGTCCTGGAGCAAAGCTCAAGaaacttgatcctcccaaggggcttggtgagcaggtccgcaagctgatccttggtgttgatgtagctcgccttgatgcttccttcctccaagcagcctcggatgaagtgatacctcacccggatgtgcttgctccgttcgtggaaaacggggttcttcgccaaggccagagcggacttgctgtccaccctgagctccactgctccagtgtctctgccgagtagatcaccaagcagtcgagcgagccagagcgcctgagtcgacgcggtggaggccgctatgtactcggcctcgcagctggacaaggccaccacctgctgcttgaccgactgccagctaacgaggcacttgccgaggaagaagaggatccctctcgtactcttgctggtgtcgatgtcgccggcgtggtcgctgtcgctgtacccgacgaagtgtgccgctccagggcacctcgggtagtggagaccgtggtcgagagtccccgcaacatagcggatgatcctcttcacggcctgctggtgctccgtcgtcggtcgctgcatgaaccgactaacgtagccgacggagaacgccaagtccggctgtgtgtgggcgaggtagcggaggctccccacaagacgccggtactgagtagcgtccacctcctccgccgtgctgtcacggctcagcttcagcctctcctccatcggagtgagagctgggttgcagtcggtgagcccagcgagctcgacgacgcgcttggcgtaggcggtctgtcgaagtgtgatcccggagtcgtcctggtgcacctcgatccccaggtagaaggagagaggccccaggtcgctcatctggaaggtggccttcatctcctccttgaacgccaccacctccgcatccttggtgccggtgatcaccaagtcgtcgacgtagacacccaccagcagggcatttccgccattgccccgccggtagatggccgcctcgtgcgggctttgctcgaagcccatccccttgagcgtggagtccagcttggcgttccacgccctcggggcctgccgcaagccatagagggccttgcgcagacgtagcaccttaccctccttgccggggatcgcaaaccccggcggctggtgcacgtagacctcctccttcaagtcgccgttgagaaacgccgacttgacgtccatgtgatggacacgccagccctcctgggcagctagcgcaaggaggagtcgcacggactccatccgtgccacgggagcgaaggcatcgtcgaagtcgactccctcctgctgcacgaaacctcgtgccaccaggcgagccttgtgcttgacgacggtgccggcctcatccctcttcagcttgaacacccacttaagggtgatcgcgcggtgaccgcgagggagatcagcaagctcccaagtgcggttcttctcaaccgcgtccatctccgactgcatcgcggcacgccatgccgcgtgtccctcggcctctgcaaa is drawn from Panicum virgatum strain AP13 chromosome 1N, P.virgatum_v5, whole genome shotgun sequence and contains these coding sequences:
- the LOC120655539 gene encoding uncharacterized protein LOC120655539 isoform X1, whose amino-acid sequence is MYNILKLNLWPAIRWSSFSIYIHLEQPHAPRQGRKTTFMGHDHMSRIKMHMAEGSLVDRNRCQQPGCNEVVHGRVLYCKIHSGGLSCQQYNHLQSAQGSSGLLVSPVNDSQFNRPVSSAVTCTEQEMHVKHVGDDRGKLKDSFGNTQGQTTQLVFRGAGRLCKHESCSKQAQENSIYCKLHSGVSKGCMVRGCARGAHGGTPLCIGHGGGKRCIIPGCPNAACGQGRSDRCIRHGGGKRCKFEGCAKGAQGNTDYCIRHGGGRRCKFEGCTKSAQGRTDFCIKHGGGSRCKFQGCGTSAKWGTYFCSVHRKSLLSSDNAIPEALPASSEKRRRAKKPKKAVKPYEPSQESVTTAGIAGSSTQQMGVLLVATPVTNHDILTKGVTVTARAAIAPPQIVAPLSLKSPTASGSVASVEREAGASRAMLGL
- the LOC120655539 gene encoding uncharacterized protein LOC120655539 isoform X2; translation: MGHDHMSRIKMHMAEGSLVDRNRCQQPGCNEVVHGRVLYCKIHSGGLSCQQYNHLQSAQGSSGLLVSPVNDSQFNRPVSSAVTCTEQEMHVKHVGDDRGKLKDSFGNTQGQTTQLVFRGAGRLCKHESCSKQAQENSIYCKLHSGVSKGCMVRGCARGAHGGTPLCIGHGGGKRCIIPGCPNAACGQGRSDRCIRHGGGKRCKFEGCAKGAQGNTDYCIRHGGGRRCKFEGCTKSAQGRTDFCIKHGGGSRCKFQGCGTSAKWGTYFCSVHRKSLLSSDNAIPEALPASSEKRRRAKKPKKAVKPYEPSQESVTTAGIAGSSTQQMGVLLVATPVTNHDILTKGVTVTARAAIAPPQIVAPLSLKSPTASGSVASVEREAGASRAMLGL